A single Lactuca sativa cultivar Salinas chromosome 8, Lsat_Salinas_v11, whole genome shotgun sequence DNA region contains:
- the LOC111879227 gene encoding uncharacterized protein LOC111879227 has protein sequence MARRTMDVGMGLVTTILIVGAAIGGANGDAMVSGSVFCDQCKDGQVSLFMDYPLTGVKVAMACPGQGGQLKVISEETTNFLGSYVMRFDGAPDMSGCRAQVSGDGQGCRAVAGPAQSLNLVFQMFDTSIYTVGHLISQPAQPMPNCPRSSSPVPTPVTPTLPPPAKSPPVLQPPPLPRLPPMPPVPFLEASACPYRMWTMPEHECYWRVLAPDLKVSFVFGPLAARKYGNDITLRGSMTGRGDPYKTLLREATTALLNSYNSIEFPYHPLDVVQHLNMALIGGSTRQVLITALQFLRANSGRPGNVTCKFTTCK, from the exons ATGGCTCGAAGAACCATGGATGTGGGCATGGGTCTGGTCACAACCATTTTGATTGTGGGTGCAGCCATTGGTGGAGCCAATGGAGATGCCATGGTCAGTGGCTCAGTCTTCTGTGACCAATGCAAAGATGGCCAAGTTTCCCTTTTTATGGATTACCCTCTCACTG GAGTAAAAGTAGCAATGGCTTGCCCGGGGCAGGGCGGGCAGCTCAAGGTGATTAGTGAAGAAACCACAAATTTTCTAGGGAGCTACGTAATGCGGTTTGATGGGGCACCGGATATGAGTGGCTGCCGGGCACAGGTTTCCGGCGACGGGCAAGGGTGTCGGGCAGTTGCCGGTCCTGCCCAGAGCTTGAATCTCGTGTTTCAAATGTTTGACACTTCGATTTATACCGTTGGTCATTTGATTTCCCAACCTGCCCAGCCAATGCCCAACTGCCCGCGGTCATCTTCCCCTGTGCCCACGCCGGTAACGCCAACATTGCCTCCTCCGGCCAAGTCTCCGCCTGTTCTTCAACCACCGCCACTACCACGGTTGCCGCCCATGCCGCCGGTGCCGTTCTTGGAAGCTTCAGCTTGCCCATACCG CAtgtggacaatgccggagcacgAGTGTTATTGGAGGGTGTTAGCCCCGGACCTAAAAGTGTCATTTGTATTCGGACCACTGGCAGCAAGGAAATACGGGAATGATATTACACTGCGTGGAAGCATGACTGGTCGTGGGGACCCATACAAAACCCTTTTAAGAGAAGCTACAACCGCACTTTTAAACTCTTACAATAGTATCGAATTCCCCTATCATCCACTCGATGTTGTTCAACACTTAAATATGGCCTTGATTGGAGGATCCACACGTCAAGTTCTCATCACTGCCCTTCAATTCCTTAGGGCAAATTCGGGTCGACCCGGAAATGTTACGTGCAAGTTCACAACTTGCAAGTAA
- the LOC111879205 gene encoding probable amidase At4g34880, with the protein MTPPMLFLVLLALLSLSTCHAHKEATIRELRIAFNQNRLNSRQLVEFYLGEIKKLNPILKGVLEVNPDALYEADRADRERGANVPRSLVDLHGIPVLLKDSIATKDKLNTTSGSFALLGSIVPRDAGIVSKLRKSGAIILGKATLSEWSNFRSLSTPSGWSPRGGQGKNPYVLSATPCGSSSGPAISVAANMAAVSIGTETDGSILCPASFNSVVGIKPTVGLTSRAGVIPVSPSLDTIGPICRTVSDAVYVLETIVGFDYNDRDATKKASQYIPYGGYTQFLKADGLKGKRIGVVRNPFFVFSNGSNLHQVFENHLQTLRHEGAILIDNLEIKGITTISNATASGEAAVAIAEFKIAINAYLKSLVGSSVRSLTDIIAFNNKFSDLEKIKNFGQDIFLAAEGTNGIGDLEKAAIANMARLTREGYEKMMVENRLDAVVSPRADISPVLAIGGFPAISVPAAYDNKGVPVGICFSGLKGSEPTLIEISYGFEQATNVRKIPTFLP; encoded by the exons ATGACCCCACCCATGCTCTTCCTAGTTCTTCTAGCATTGCTCTCGTTATCTACTTGCCATGCTCATAAAGAAGCCACGATTCGCGAACTCAGAATCGCATTTAACCAAAACCGACTCAACTCAAGGCAACTGGTCGAGTTCTATCTTGGTGAGATCAAGAAACTCAACCCGATTCTTAAAGGGGTCCTTGAAGTGAACCCTGATGCCCTATATGAAGCAGATAGAGCCGACCGAGAGCGGGGAGCTAACGTGCCTCGGTCCCTGGTCGACTTGCATGGCATTCCTGTCCTTCTCAAGGACAGTATTGCCACAAAAGATAAACTTAACACAACAAGTGGTTCCTTTGCACTGCTCGGGTCCATCGTGCCCCGAGATGCAGGGATTGTTTCAAAATTGCGGAAATCCGGAGCGATTATATTGGGGAAGGCTACCTTGAGCGAGTGGTCTAATTTTAGATCTCTGAGTACACCTAGTGGTTGGAGCCCGAGAGGTGGACAAGGAAAG AATCCTTACGTCCTATCAGCAACTCCATGTGGCTCGAGTAGCGGACCAGCAATATCAGTGGCGGCTAATATGGCGGCAGTGTCAATAGGAACCGAGACAGACGGGTCTATCTTATGTCCTGCTAGCTTCAATTCAGTGGTTGGCATCAAACCTACTGTTGGTCTCACTAGCCGAGCCGGGGTCATCCCGGTTTCTCCGTCACTAGACACCATCGG GCCGATATGTAGGACCGTGTCAGATGCGGTTTATGTTCTTGAGACCATCGTGGGATTCGACTACAATGATCGCGACGCTACTAAAAAAGCGTCGCAATACATCCCGTATGGTGGATACACTCAGTTCCTAAAGGCTGATGGGCTCAAGGGGAAGCGAATCGGTGTTGTTAGAAACCCGTTTTTCGTGTTCTCTAATGGATCAAACTTACATCAAGTATTTGAAAATCATTTGCAAACGCTAAG GCACGAAGGTGCGATCTTGATTGATAATTTGGAGATTAAGGGAATCACCACAATATCTAATGCCACTGCTAGTGGTGAAGCAGCAGTTGCAATAGCCGAATTTAAGATCGCGATAAACGCTTACTTGAAATCACTTGTAGGGTCTTCGGTTCGCTCGTTAACGGATATAATCGCATTCAATAACAAATTTTCCGATTTG GAAAAGATTAAGAATTTTGGGCAAGATATATTTTTGGCAGCAGAAGGGACAAATGGGATCGGAGATTTGGAGAAGGCAGCAATTGCAAACATGGCGAGGCTTACGAGAGAGGGATACGAGAAGATGATGGTGGAGAACCGCCTAGACGCGGTGGTGAGTCCACGTGCTGATATTTCTCCGGTGTTGGCTATAGGTGGTTTTCCGGCGATCAGTGTTCCAGCTGCGTATGACAACAAGGGTGTTCCTGTAGGTATTTGTTTCAGTGGATTGAAGGGGTCTGAACCTACATTGATTGAAATCAGTTATGGATTCGAACAAGCAACAAATGTCAGAAAGATTCCGACGTTTTTGCCTTGA
- the LOC111879221 gene encoding dirigent protein 23 — protein MVESMVTFFLIFLLAIGTQGQTSDDVSWAKRVDTGSQVVTTMQFYFHDTLSGSNPSAIQVAQPQSGSNSLGGFGNLMMVDDPLTEGPDKNSKLIGHARGMYGQAARNELGLIMVLNYGFTDGIYKDSTFSLLSLNPAMQTVREMTIVGGTGLFRLARGYALAQTYSINSSGDAVVGYNVTISTYI, from the coding sequence ATGGTCGAGTCCATGGTCACCTTTTTCCTCATCTTCCTCTTAGCCATAGGAACCCAAGGTCAAACCTCGGATGATGTGAGTTGGGCCAAACGTGTAGACACAGGTTCACAAGTAGTCACAACCATGCAATTCTACTTCCATGACACTTTAAGTGGAAGCAATCCAAGTGCAATCCAAGTGGCTCAACCGCAGTCAGGCAGCAACTCACTCGGAGGGTTTGGTAACCTAATGATGGTGGATGACCCGTTGACCGAAGGACCTGACAAGAACTCCAAGCTCATTGGACATGCTCGTGGGATGTATGGTCAAGCTGCCCGAAATGAGCTTGGGCTGATTATGGTTTTAAATTATGGTTTTACTGATGGGATATATAAAGATAGTACGTTCAGTCTTTTGAGTTTAAACCCTGCTATGCAGACAGTTCGTGAGATGACGATAGTTGGTGGTACTGGACTTTTTCGACTGGCGCGTGGGTATGCGTTGGCTCAAACGTACTCGATTAATTCTAGTGGTGATGCTGTTGTAGGGTACAATGTCACGATATCTACTTATATTTAA
- the LOC128128179 gene encoding uncharacterized protein LOC128128179 — translation MTDKDTTAPQEPRLIVQDAPFPTGIILDETNYQLWSQLMEMRIGARNKLGFLTGTSKKPESGEKQIETWLMDNNRVKSWLIDSMSPTLISTFIRLKTAKEIWDAVAKTFYDGTDETQLFELNRRSFSTKQNGRPLAAYYNELVGIFQEIDTRLMGHEDEVDKIVSLKKILGRLRVHIFLAGLDAEFNQARGEILRKDPPMDLEACYAFVRKDQQQRSTMEDVKRETDSVVNLATRSRTVKEKEKEKSSNNKKNNFVCTHCGEEGHSKQRCYELVGYPEWWDFSKRPRRKVGQTSMATTKGDDGTPVAAHTESFSDHGYRDRSDSWLWY, via the exons ATGACTGATAAGGATACCACCGCTCCTCAAGAACCTCGTCTCATCGTCCAAGATGCTCCTTTTCCGACGGGGATCATTCTGGACGAAACCAATTATCAGTTGTGGTCCCAACTGATGGAGATGAGGATTGGCGCTCGAAACAAACTTGGGTTCTTGACGGGAACCTCCAAGAAACCTGAATCCGGCGAGAAACAGATCGAAACCTGGCTAATGGATAATAATCGAGTCAAGAGTTGGCTCATCGATTCCATGAGTCCAACCTTGATCTCGACGTTTATCCGGTTGAAGACGGCAAAAGAAATCTGGGACGCCGTGGCGAAAACCTTCTACGATGGAACGGATGAAACGCAGTTGTTCGAGTTAAATCGGAGATCGTTCAGCACGAAGCAAAATGGACGGCCACTCGCAGCATACTATAAcgaattggttggaatttttcagGAGATTGATACCCGACTAATGGGTCATGAAGATGAAGTTGATAAGATCGTATCCTTGAAAAAAATCTTGGGACGACTCCGAGTGCACATCTTCCTCGCGGGATTGGACGCTGAATTCAATCAAGCGAGGGGAGAGATCTTGCGTAAGGACCCTCCAATGGACCTAGAAGCTTGCTATGCTTTCGTTCGCAAAGATCAGCAACAACGATCTACAATGGAGGACGTGAAACGCGAGACCGACAGTGTCGTGAACTTGGCTACTCGGAGTCGCACCGTGAAGGAGAAAGAAAAGGAGAAGAGTTCCAACAATAAGAAGAATAATTTTGTGTGTACCCACTGTGGTGAAGAGGGACACTCAAAACAAAGGTGCTATGAACTAGTTGGGTACCCCGAATGGTGGGACTTCTCAAAGAGGCCACGAAGGAAGGTGGGACAGACATCCATGGCTACAACAAAAGGTGATGATGGGACTCCGGTTGCGGCACATACCGAGTCATTTAGTGATCACG GATATCGCGACAGATCAGATTCTTGGCTATGGTACTAG
- the LOC111879220 gene encoding probable magnesium transporter NIPA6: MGVSDNSTGLLLAVLSSGFIGTSFILKKKGLKRAAASTGFGAGHGGYTYLQEPLWWAGMITMIVGEAANFVAYAYAPAVLVTPLGALSIIVSAVLAHFLLKERLKRLGVLGCVSCIVGSIVIVIHAPSEHTPNSVQEIWNLAIEPAFLIYVAATLSLVAALVMHFEPRHGQTNILIYLGICSLMGSLTVVSIKAIGIAVKLTLEGISQISYPQTWVFVTVAVLCVITQLNYLNKALDTFNTAIVSPIYYVMFTSLTIIASVIMFKDWKDQKASDIVSEICGFITVLSGTIILHSTREQEPSSPPGNVTWYDQNPIKSVEEDEHLITVHNSDYFD; the protein is encoded by the exons ATGGGTGTTTCGGATAATTCGACAGGGTTGCTACTGGCGGTTTTATCTAGTGGATTTATCGGAACAAGTTTCATATTGAAGAAGAAAGGTCTTAAGCGTGCTGCTGCTTCCACTGGTTTTGGTGCAG GACATGGAGGCTACACTTACCTACAAGAACCACTATGGTGGGCTGGAATGATTACAA TGATTGTTGGAGAGGCTGCAAATTTTGTTGCTTATGCTTATGCTCCAGCTGTTCTTGTAACCCCACTTGGTGCATTGAGTATAATTGTTAG TGCGGTTTTGGCACATTTCTTGTTGAAAGAAAGGTTGAAGAGATTGGGTGTTCTTGGATGTGTTTCATGCATAGTGGGGTCCATTGTAATTGTCATTCATGCACCCTCTGAACACACCCCAAATTCTGTTCAAGAAATATGGAATCTAGCAATTGAAccag CATTCCTGATATATGTAGCAGCTACATTGTCATTAGTAGCAGCTCTTGTGATGCATTTTGAGCCACGTCATGGGCAAACAAATATATTGATATATTTGGGGATATGTTCTTTAATGGGTTCACTAACG GTTGTAAGCATAAAGGCTATTGGTATTGCAGTAAAGCTTACTCTAGAGGGAATCAGTCAGATTTCATATCCTCAAACTTGGGTGTTTGTTACTGTTGCTGTGTTATGTGTGATTACACAGTTGAATTATCTTAACAAG GCTTTGGATACATTCAATACAGCAATTGTTTCCCCAATATATTATGTGATGTTCACTTCACTAACAATCATAGCAAGTGTAATAATGTTCAAG GATTGGAAAGATCAGAAGGCTAGTGACATAGTATCTGAAATATGTGGATTCATAACTGTTCTTTCGGGGACAATTATTCTCCATTCAACAAGAGAACAAGAACCTTCTTCACCACCAG GAAATGTAACATGGTATGATCAAAATCCTATAAAATCCGTTGAGGAGGATGAACATTTAATCACAGTTCATAATTCGGATTATTTCGACTAG